TGGTCTGGGTCTGGGAAACTCTGAATCAGAAAGCTCTAAATAATGCAGCAACACTAACACAATACCACtgcattttttaagttatgtttttttaaacataatttaaattcattttaattttttaaattcaaatttttatatatcattaatGGTACTACAcactaaaaaaaaggtttctaaCTTAGGATAGGATATGTGATATACCTTTGGAaggttatattaaaaataatgatttttcaattttctaccttacaaaatataattttctacccTAAAGGTATATATACCTTTAAATCTAGAAACATatccttaaatataaaaatatatcctTAGTAAGGTATATACCTTACTAAGGATATATCACATATCCTAATCCTAAGGTAGAAatgcctacttttttttttagtatgaaCTTTGTTTTACAGCTGCCAATGCATTTTTAATatctcatattttttaaatacatgttaaaattattaaactattgctttctttaaatattaacacttttaaattatgTACAACACTATTTAGCACCTTTGACAACTAAATTGatcatttaaaactaataaaacatatttataattcattaattttaaattttcttgaaaattaagTTCAGTTTAGGGCTTTTTTTATAAGGGCATACTAgcgatatattttttttgttgacaaatataaaaaacaaacaatgtaAGACTAAATCACCACCACTTATAGATTAATTAATTCTTTGATAGATCGCTTATTTCTATGAGCGTTTGAAGCCCGACATCAAACCGACACGGCATTATacactaatatatttatattatcaaagTTAAAATGGTAATTTTCTTTTAGGATAAGAATAGTTTCTATATATAATGAGAGTATCATAGTTGTTAAGAagtaaaaaatgacaaataagCATTCCTATACAGTATGCCTAGATTTATAACTAACTTatagctattttaattttttattaatttttttttttttttttaattatttatctcctcaaggccaagaggccactacagtcgaggaggctactatTGTGGTTACAATTCTCTCTCAACTCTATGACTCCGAAGCACGAACCtcgacgaacaaggccgctgcacagagaaacaagttgagtgcggtactaccagggacatggtggggatcgaacttggaacttcttgcttatgaggtgagcactctaccactacCCCACTACCgcgtatataataaatataagttaaattgGTGTTTATACATGTAATTATGCTTTTAACGATCATATActagaataaaagaaaactattacaaaatttatgcataaaaaaactaaaaaattgctGAGACTTCCaatgttaaaaacatacatGCAATAGATGTACAATTCCAAATTGTACATCTATTGcatgtatgtttttattaaaatgctgtGTAGGTGATGGAGATAAAGACGTCTTGACATATcctgtttaaataaaatgctgTTTAGGTAATGGAGATAAAGATGTCTTGGCATATTCTGAGGCCATTGGACAAAAAAAGgtagtattaataaatatataaattctttgttttaatttctcAAGAACTGAAATATCACCAGGACAAAATCCAAAGCAAAGAAAGAAACTGCAACTTACCAATGAAgcgaagaaaagaaaaaagctgTATTGGCTGAGAAAAGAAAACTAGAtagtgcaaaaaaaattaaaataacaacaacaataaaagtcAATTTCAGTATTCTGTTTATCCCAACCATTGGTTGGTACCATAATTTCATGGGCGAAACTAGATAATGTTGATGTTTTGCATGTAAAAAAGGCTTCAACAAGCATTATTgaaccagaaataaaaaaaccaccTGACAAtcttgaaaataacaaaaaatcaaaaattgaagAAGTAAGTTATCGAAAGAATACAGGTAAAATTGAcaaaaactgcaataaaaatAGAACTGCTTGTGGGTTAATGcaaagtaaacttttttgttttgtaaacttTGTTGTGAGAACAATTCTGAATAATATGTactcaatttttgaaaactctTTTCATATCAGTCGCTATTTATTTCTATAGTTGATGTAtgtattttaacataatatatctttaaatatattactaatgaatactatatattctattatttgCTCAAAATTCTATTTTGCTACCTCATAATATGTCATATTTTGCTACCTCATAGTATGTCATATTTTGCTGCCTCCATTAAATGCCATATTTTGCCACCTccataaaatattatactacggagttaaataaaatagcttcaaagtaattaaaattaacacaaTAAATTGGGTTTGATAGCAGCACTGAGCAAAGGAAATTCCATGGTGTTTGGCATTTGTATACTCCAAACGCACCAAGTGGAGCGTTTGGAGTCTACAAATTAACTAACAAGATGTAATCTCGCACAATTGTATATAATCAAGTGGGTTCAAGTGAGCGATGTTCAGTGCTTTTGAAaccttgaacattttttaatggtaaTGTCAAACTCTTATAAAAGTTCAGTCTCCATAGTAACATAACATGGTTTCGTAGTTGAAAGACTAAGCAATCTAATATGCATAATCCAAAGATGTAAGTCTATAAACAGCCTGTCAGCAGCAATTTTAGTGCGGATGTGGGCGAGGTTCGATTAAATTACCCTAaagatttagttaagtaattaaaaatatttataatactaatttcaattattaagaacaaaatgtatttccattataagttttgaattattttaagtaCTGCAATTTTCAggataaaaaaactatttaaaaaaatcaggattaccaattattttttataaaattttgcattattataagaaaaaaatattttaattttcaagtcAATTTTctactgtaatttttttttaatgaagaattttatgattttatacaCACCTTAATTCTGATTCCGGCTTTCAAGATAAACACGTTCAttggtcatttttttaaaaactgttatcaGCTTTTTGCTGTAtaattgttttagattttttgttttttagacgAACCAGCAACTTTTGATCCCTCCAGCCAAAGTACTTTCTTTAGAAACTGAAAACTTCTCAAGAAATTAGATAATGAAGCAAAAATGTATAAGAACAATGCAAAAcagaaaacaaattataattgGAGGGggaatattttgttaatattttttaacaaatttttgtttaatttattatatagtcttatttaaatatatttctttgatttttctatttaagaaaaaatataatttgcgttattgttaaatttaaattttcttattttaaatttttcttcatcAAGAGAATTAGAGATGCTgctgataaaaaagttttctcttgattttatttttttatcgaaatgtgaaagttttcttttttttttagttctcaattatttattattattatttttaaacaatttatttttatagaacatttaattttaaaaatttcagtgtttttaattaaattaattgtcTTAACCTTGTTGACACCAAAGCGTTGGTGTCAACACGTTGCAACGTGAGAATGACGTCTCAAATTTGCGTCAATTTGTGATATTGAATCAACGTCAAAGTGACATTAGATTTGTTAACTTCAATACAGGAAGCAAACTCCAAAAGTTTATACGTTTATAGTTATGAcaaataaggatggtttgcaaaaaattgcgatgattgaagcctgggaacaaaaaagtcCAAAAACTTTTGCTCCCCTTGTCTTAAATGTGAGAataacaagttgataaaatattatttgcactatttgtatacttaatttatattcaccgataaattttaaatttcatagtagaatatttcagcgttcaaaaatcatgaccatataaagtttaaaccccctcaatttgagtgggttacaaattttgtatggtcataaattttgaacaataagagattatactataaaacttaaaatttagcGATAAATAACTCTaattgagaatagtacaaaaaatatttagggCAGGGCGAGGTAGcgcgaaaatttttttttgttcccaggttccaattatcgcaattttctgcaaagcatccttatttaacataagtataaacatataaatgtttggagtttaaTCCATAACTGAAAATTAGCtcaaaagatcaaaaaaagCTCAATCCACCCCTGGTGTTGATATTGaaactaataaaacttttttaaataccaactgataaaatacaaactgtttAGGATATGTTTTACAAAACCGAAAAAAAagggataaaaaaaaaagataaaaatagagCATCTACTTTTTTACATGATGAAATTTGAGCATTTAAGAAATTGAGCAGTCGTGGCGCAGTGATAGCGCatttgcctcagaaacgtaaggtCCATGGTTTAagcccacctctgggcaagttttgcaacatcggttgggaaagaggcgtgaacttcctattaaatgctcttccgcggtgttttgtgataagaccgcaaagattttaaaaaaaatgattgtaaaacactttttaaaaatcctcaatttataaaaacaaaagtatgttGTGTTGAACAtgggtagaaatttttttatttgtaaatttatatatttaacaaagcGTGTTTGAAAACAGAAGTAAATCAATGAGGCTGTTCAAAagtaataagaaattttaataaagttttgtgGTGCAGAAAAAAATTGGACTGTTGGAATATTAATATATGACGTAAGTTCATAGTTACACGATTAAGACAGTGTGAGactaatattctaaaaaagtttactaaaaaagttttacgatAAGTGGACTTGCCTGCTAACAAATCATTAAACCTGAAAATCACCCCCTATTTTACAAGGTAGTTTAGATCCACCAAAAAATTGCCCCTCCGCCCATCCTTTCTAGACTTTTCCTACCTTTCTAGTTTGCAAAAATTGAATGTTGTCATATCTGATTttatgactttatttttatttgcttcaaACGTATATCACATTTTAATCTCTTTTGTTATACAGTTATGCAGtttgataatttcttttttcttttcttggagTTTCTCGGAGTATGTATTGACGAAAAtcttagataagttattatgatAATACCtccaataaaattgttaaatgcatctttatttatacattgtcatataaactacgCAAACATTATATGGAAAAGCATTCAAAGAACAAATCTAAAATCTCTTTACTTTCaacagaaacacgcagctcgcgcaataagttttaaaaatcgtacttttttttcacacgaaagaactttttaaagaaataaatgttttaaatgtatatcaactaaatgtcttttatattttatgcttcatgtttaaatgtaaagaaattctgtcgccaaatgtattacaaaatctTTATGTATGAAACAATCATATTGCCCGTTTTACAGTGGCCGATTAAGACTTTTCGAAGCCCGGGGCTATTTAAAAGTAGGAGGCCCCGTTCCACTAACAACGACAAAAATGAGTAAAACAAATACTTTCTTGAAAACGCTATCactgatatttatttatatacaaattttatatttattttattgaattgagtggtttttttctgcttttcttCTGACAAACTCTGCAATCACATCGCTGAAATCCAAagtttctaataattttaactcAATAGTTAATCTTGCTATATTACTTAAACGATTATGGACCATTGTTGATCGGTGCATGTTCTTAACTCTTTTAAGAGTAGAGAATGATCTCTCAGCCTCGCAATTTGTTATGGGAATAGTTAGAAACGAACGATATGCCATATAAACATTTGGAAATACATCAATAATATCGGTTTCAAcaattcaatttaaaacatgCAGAGGAATCAATGTGTTTTCAGTCtaagatttatcttttttatgcgAAAAAAAACCCGGAGGCTgcaattttaataatgttacaAATTGTTCTATTTCAAATATGAAACTATCTTCTAAATCATTTGAGTACACTTCTTCAATTTTTTCGCGCTAACTTGTAACTCCATGGTTCTAATAGTTAACAGCTTCGATAGAAATCCAAATAACTTATTTACGTGGTTGTAACTATCACTTCTTATAGTTAATTGTGTCACAAATTTGtcaataatgacaaaaaatgtaTTCACTCGAAACTTGTCGCTTGAATACGCTTGATACGCTTAAAGAATCAACTTGGTTTTCTCCGTtgctcaattttttaattacctttctttttttcttatccGAATAGTCTTTTTCAATAAACGAgctaagtttttttgatttattctCAAATCTCGTAAAGTCGTTTCGTAAGTTTTTTACAAAGTCAATTAGTGAAAGTAACATACTGCTTGCTGTATGCAAATCTAATtcaactttttgaagaaatttgcTAACTGCGTTAAACCTCTTAAGTATGTGATGCCAAAGTACAGCCATGAATGCAAACTCTAGCTTAGTGatcttatttaataaacacaAAGCTTCATGACGAGTATCAGATTTTCCTTCTGTATCCTCAGCTATAGGACATAGCGCTGCATGAATCCCATCAAAATTTTCTACTAAACTTTTTGAAGCATCTGACCTACAGGACCATCGTGTATCTGATAGGCGCTTGAGTGTAGCATGATTTCCGTTTAATAAATCCCATCTATGTGTTAAAGCTACAAAAAATGAATACAAACTCTGGAGAACgccaaaataattaataaaattgatgcaCTCACTGACACTGCACTGCCctactaaatttaaagaatgtCCAGCGCAGGGGATATAAAAAGCTAATTCACTCCGCTCTTTTAAACGTGCTTGTAATTCAGAATATTTACCAGACATATTGCTTGCATTATCGTATGCCTGTCCCCGACAATTGGTTATATCAATATCATATCTTTCCAGTAGATCTAAAATGTCAGTAATCAAAGATTTACCGTCGTGGCTTTTAATttgtagaaagaaaaaaaaatcgttcaTACTATTTAGATAATAACGAAATATCACAGAAAGTTGATCCACGTGAGAAATATCAGGAGTCGAACCTACGATAATTCCCcagtattttgctttttttatttcggTAATAATGACGTTAAAACCTTTTGAGACATAATATCCATTAGCTCTTCACAAATAGTTTTAGACAAATAATTTACATTACCTTTGCCTTTATTTGCAAAAGTGTCAATGTGTTGCTTTAAAACTGGATCAAATTGAGTCAACAGTTTTAACATGCCTAAGTAATTTCCATTATTTGACGATCCTATAACTTCATTATGGCCTCGAAATGCTAAACCTCTTCCGGCTAAAAAACGAATAACCGCTACTATTCTATTTAAGATTGCAGATCAATAATTAAATTCCCTTTTAATCTGGCTTACCATATATTCATCGACAtgagtattttgttttattctatCCACTTAATCATACATTGCATATGTTCCTTGCTGTTTTCGTGGCCGAAATAAGTTTGTTTAGCTTTTTTCCAATTGTAAAAGCCATTTTTGACAAATACGTTGTCGTAATCGGTTGAAAACAACTTGCAAACATAACAAAATACACATCCAGTGGATTCAGAAAACATTAACCATTTTCGGTCACACTTTTCGCCATTATTCATcactttttgaatatatttaaccGAATAATATCTGTACTGGTTTTTGAACATCCACTTCGAAGATTCAAAATTGGagtctttattttgaaaaaaaacataccccttgtttaaatatttcatacGTTCATTTTCCTTTAACTTTAATGGCCATAAAGCAAGGTCTTCGCgtagaatggaaaaaaaatcatgataaataagactaataaaaaaaaaataagtgacaatttatagaataaaaatattaactgcCTAAAAAGTAAATTGTTTGTTTAGCAGATGTTAGAGGTGTTATTAAAGATAGTAAAAATTGGAGTACCTGAGTCAAGCTCATTATTATGCATTGTAGATTCAACACTTTCACCTCTTGAATTTCATTTGAAAGACCTTGGCAGGCTAAGCTTGTtttcatcttttctttcattgtttttattatcatctACAGTTTGTAGAAATTGCATATTAGTTTGGtttgatgaaaaaaacttttcattttcgGAAGTTTAGCTACCATTTCCTCTCTCTCTTTCTTAAATCTTCTTTTAGAAGCTCCACTTTCATATTTTCTTAGCATTTTAGTTATAACTGTATAACCTGAAAAGTGTTAAactgttctttttttctctttcacGAATTTAGCGCTTCAGCTATTAAATGCATTCACGCAAGAACTCTTTTGTGCGGAAGTACAAAAGAATTGTAGAATTGCAATTATTAATGCATTTTCAATAACAAGTCAAGTCGTTAATAATTTTCCGAAGGGAATTGTTTTTGTAGCAATTTGTACTAATGTGACATTCAATTATTGCTATAAGGCGCTGCTACCAatctagtaatttttttttgtagaagtaGTTGCGCTCCTTCGTTGTCAAAGAccggaaaaaatatataatgcagcgtttttgttgacatttattttatttttgtgcttTTGTTTTCAGacaatttagtaaatttaactttggctcttttaagttaataaaagatttaattttcagagttaataaaaaatcatttactttGAATCGGGGCCCCTAAAATTATAGCCCCTCTAGCCCCCTCTCCCCTTCCCCTTCTTGATCCGCCACTGCCTTTTTATGCCATAAAAGCAAAGACCAATTTTATGTTTCCTACCAAAGTCCTTATCTCCGGAACAAAATagtcttaccaaattttgatttttttacccACCTGACTTTCGCTTCATTCAAacagaaactaaaaaatatatatatatatatatatatatatatatatatatatatatatttatatatatatatatatatatatatatatatatatatatatatatatatatatatatatatatatatatatatatatatttatatatatgtgtgtgtgtgtgtgtgtgtgtgtatatatatatatatatatacagttatggCCATTGAAATCCGACCACTGctgaatataaagaaaaaaagtctaTGCATACGAATTATCAACTTATTTTCTTCCCTGACACCAATGATTAGTTAATTAGCTTTTAGCCAATCACATTAGCGTTTATTTTATTGCGCTGTAAAATTTATTAAGCTATATATCTCATTGTAGGGTATGGATTATCATTTAACTGTCACAATTTAATTATGACTACGAAGGAAGGTCTTCGTgctaatattaaacttttatgggAGGATGGTGCAAGTGAGCGTCAGATATCAGCAAAATTGCGAATGCCAAAATCTACTGTTCATGATATTATACAACTAATCAAAGACACGGGATCCACTGCGCCCAGAAAACGTTTTGGTAAAGCTAGAATTACTAGCAAACAAACAGACAATATGATACGCAGGCTGCTGTGAGAGATCCAACAATATCCAGCACACAAATCAGGGCAGATCTACCTAATGACGTTACAGTCAGCACTCGAACAATTAGAAGACGTTTATTGAAAGATGCAGGTCTACGTTCTCGTCGTCCAGCCCTCAAACCGCGACTGTCTTTAAAGAACATCCGTGATAGGATTGCATTTTGTAGAGCTCACAGACACTGGTCAATAACCAAATGGCGCCAGGTAATGTTTAGCGACGAGACACAAATAAAGCAATTCGCTCCGCATAAGTCATTAGTTCGTCGCCCACCTAATCAGCATTTTAATGCAAGGTATACCGTACCAGCTGTCAAGCAATGTCCTTCAATTCATCGACCAGATGAAGCAATAGCTTTATCTGGTCGATGTGGTATTTATTTAATGCAGAAGGGACAGACTGTTAACTCCCAACAATACCTAAAAATCCTTCAAGAAAAGGTTCCAAATTTGATGGAAATTCGTCGTTGCAAAATATTCCAGCATGATGGTGCACCGTGTCACCAATCTCGTCTTGTAAAATCTTGGTTAGAGGATCACAACGTTCAGGTTCTGGGTCCTTGGCCGGGATCATCCCCAGACTTGAACCCAATCAAAAATTGCTGGGTCAAGTTAAAGTCAGCAGTATCCAGAACTAATCCTACATCACTGGACGATCTAGCGCACAAAATTCGTCAAGCTTGGATTACTGAAATAACGCCAGAATATTGTCAGGCTCACGTGGATTCAATGCCAGATCGCATTAATGCAGTCTTAAAAGCACATGGTGGTGccactaaatattaaaaacattgagtaTGTACGATATGTTACATTATAATCATTAATTGTTACTGATATTCTTTTATTGCTATAATACAATTGTTTATTACTACATTAAactagttttaagtaaaatgatACTGGTGGTCGGATTTTAATGGccataactgtatatatatatatatatatatatatatatatatatatatatatatatatatatatatatatatatatatatatatatatatatatatatatatatatatatatatatatatatacaggcccgcCGAGAACCTTTgcgttttacataaaataataaagcctTTTTGcgtttacataaaataataaagccGACACTAGAACATGGTAAAAACAGACCAAAGACAatcattaattttgatttatattggatgttaagattattgaattatattggATGTTAAGAGCAAAAATTTGTCTAGAATACAACAGCTATTGTTGTTTCAACTTCAGAGGAAATTGATCTTTCGAGCTTTACTCATGGCGAATTTGGAAATCACTTCACCGTAGCACAACTTTTTGGCAAGATCATACTCAATGGAAATAACCAGAAGATTCGTGAGTCGTTCTTGGCTCATTGTAGACCTTAAAGCTGTCTTAACTAGAGCAAGCTTACTAAAAGATCTCTCGCCTTCCGCAACAGAAACAGGGATGGTGTTGAAGATGCGCAGCAAAATGCAGACTGATTCGAAGAGCGGCTGAAGACCTTTCTGGTATATTCCATTCAATAACGTCATGGAAGTGAGAGATTCTTTTGGACCAAAAAGATTGGATTGCTTCAGAGCATCGAGGTGGCGGACCTCTTCAATAAGTTTCTCTTCCTCAACATCGGTCGCGTAGATTTGTGCCAAGACCTTGCATTTCTCCTCCAATTGGATAGGTGCTTCAACACTTTCTTCTGATTCTTCTTCATTTGACATAACAAGAGATTTCAATGACCACAAGAACGAAAACATATTCGTCGTCTTCTCAGCAGCTTGGAATCTATCGCTGACCTGCTGAATAAGAGTATCAAGAGCGGTATTAAATACGCTCACCTCAAACTCTTTTGCTTCGTCTTCATGGAAATGAGCGGTGTTCCTCACCTCTTCGTGAAAGGTCTTCCTTTTTTTCGTCCTCTTCTTCACAAATTCTGATTGAAAACCAAAAGAAGCAAGACCAGATGCTATCAAACGTGCCTCATTAAGGATGCTGGTCCAAGATGATCTCAGTCGATTTAGATCTTCAATAAGAGTCTTAATTAGTTTCATCTCGTCGTCCAAGGAGATATTTTCTGATTGGAGTGCAAGGCTCACGTAGTTGATTGATTGAAAAGTTTTATACCAAAAGGTTGTCATTACGATGAACTCGAATGAATGAACCCACTTCTCCAGAGATTTTACTTCATTCAATTGATCAGCTGTTAGATCAAAATCGCGGAGCTTTTTCAAAGATTCGAGGATTTCCCTGGATCGCTTGACTAACGGCTTCACGGCCTCGATTCGCGCACTCCATCTGGTTTGCGACGTTTGATGAAGGGACAAACCAGTGGTTCCAATCAAGACTTTCCACCGACCAGAGCTTCCACTAAAATGATTGTAAAGTGACTGGACTCGGCCAAAGTAGTTCTTGACTTCAACCGAAGATTCAGCAGAATGAACACCAGCAAGGTTGAGACTATGAGCGCTGCATGGCATATAGAGAGCTTGAGGATTTTTTTGCAGTATAATCGCCTGTACTCCTTTGTATATACCGGACATGTTCGCTCCATTGTCATATCCTTGACCTCTGCAGTTTTTGAGATTGATTCTATTTTGTTCTAAGACGTCCATAATAAGCTTGGCAATGTCAGCACCTATCTTTTTTTCAAGATTCTCGACCCTCAGAAAGCGCTCCTTCACGGTCCATCTTTTGTCAGTACCAAAGTATACAAAGCGGAGAACAAAGGTGATTTGCTCGGTGTGAGAGACGTCCGGAGTCccattcatgtatatatatatatatatatatatatatatatatatatatatatatatatatatatatataatatatatatatatatatatatatatatatatatatataaaatagtaaaaaacacttatctaacttttatctataattactatatttttttgttaacggGAAGTTACAGAAAgtaattatgaaataattttctttGGAATGGGGATAGTTTAATTtggtcatttgtttttataattttttaagaggTATTATTTTCGTGCCtacatttagaaattaattcagattttttatttaataaattttcttgatttaaatgagtaattatttcaaacttttcttgCAAAACATAGCatacattttttggaaatgttaTTATAGGCAGGGGCAGATTTTAGAATAGAccattgtaaattaaaatttttatttttttcttttaaatcccaaatatattttgacagcatagtctcttttgaatattttttgtgtttaaacgATTGTTTGTGGTTGGCATATCGTTTTTTCCATTCCCCTCGGTtaagccaatatattgtttatcaagGTTGTTTTGTGAGGAAACAATGCActtgtaaattacattttttgaaaggcATTTTCCATTTAGAGGGcaatctattttttgtttacaattacaataatcagtgtttttttcttttatatgttcatttttattaattaacgaGAAGTTGTggccttttataattctttctaaattttttgtacAACTGTAACTTACTTTAATGgtatttctgttaaaaatcttatgtaatttattagagggagGAAAATGTTTGTCtactaattttagaaaaattttacctatatttgttgaaacatttttgctgtACGGG
This Hydra vulgaris chromosome 04, alternate assembly HydraT2T_AEP DNA region includes the following protein-coding sequences:
- the LOC136079322 gene encoding zinc finger MYM-type protein 1-like — its product is MDVLEQNRINLKNCRGQGYDNGANMSGIYKGVQAIILQKNPQALYMPCSAHSLNLAGVHSAESSVEVKNYFGRVQSLYNHFSGSSGRWKVLIGTTGLSLHQTSQTRWSARIEAVKPLVKRSREILESLKKLRDFDLTADQLNEVKSLEKWVHSFEFIVMTTFWYKTFQSINYVSLALQSENISLDDEMKLIKTLIEDLNRLRSSWTSILNEARLIASGLASFGFQSEFVKKRTKKRKTFHEEVRNTAHFHEDEAKEFEVSVFNTALDTLIQQVSDRFQAAEKTTNMFSFLWSLKSLVMSNEEESEESVEAPIQLEEKCKVLAQIYATDVEEEKLIEEVRHLDALKQSNLFGPKESLTSMTLLNGIYQKGLQPLFESVCILLRIFNTIPVSVAEGERSFSKLALVKTALRSTMSQERLTNLLVISIEYDLAKKLCYGEVISKFAMSKARKINFL